Proteins found in one Mustela lutreola isolate mMusLut2 chromosome 12, mMusLut2.pri, whole genome shotgun sequence genomic segment:
- the LOC131812155 gene encoding spermatogenesis-associated protein 31D1-like, giving the protein MDPNFTFLCGLGLLLLFLCYLVGIPLPNWKIKTTQKHQGRAKRRRKGGTLEDGRWYQREVEEARKLISILRSPLGRHHDTIHFRQLLCPDPSCEICNSTSAEIDRLLFLQALEDSTPLASTASVTSSSFTLSTDFSAVPPGELIPASLSESSPPPASIFSPNPVIPVADFFPPSPPGDSVPPEPFPPLDSKFPMDHFPAQPPAFPPPVPPHHAHSVDRSVQTETVSLNTLSQDVSPLPELWEQCPYPTTSEEGHLQQTPIQFFWGLQTPSRSFFPAASPEQESPGVPHPLPPSLPENPPQLLPQTQPLPLPHVQPQAHLQSPLPILPSGPLPDIKICGACFHRPQNESESLPSTEMEHLESNVLQKIQKRVWGLPTIVQRSQEDYCSSASNPCFSHKATKAHAAVSVPPGQFPLNEELQRKLESHLEDRLILHQRGLTRRIYESLALTLPQLPESQRHGGRSAISNKSPIRRSMSKSVYVELPEILLEESSCKDDLDKDQGHNTKNDMGYGSDQEHSPSVKNSMVAVETTGQRQLNAMKTLHNSWHSVEQTSLTSKKSQKERRQGSLPPSQVEDDSLNNFQELPLVTPTAAQMLEDHIKKLSKRLTWGLPPRVLESIQHFKYKEFNGSLTSLRGHKAGTANSAPIPDHPFPATSTAGKEEQRILRPLASNITHQTPTSVKRDSIGNRWPPRPPKRQGALRRPTRQGVLTWEPKVKSANADTGRGQ; this is encoded by the exons catcagggcagagccaagaggaggaggaaaggagggacacTGGAAG ATGGCAGATGGTACCAACGGGAAGTGGAGGAGGCCCGGAAGCTGATCTCGATTTTAAGAAG CCCCCTCGGCCGGCATCATGATACCATCCACTTTCGTCAACTGTTATGTCCAGACCCCTCCTGTGAGATATGTAACAGCACATCTGCGGAGATCGATCGGCTGCTATTCCTGCAGGCTCTGGAAGATTCTACTCCCTTGGCTTCCACAGCTTCTGTGACTTCTTCATCATTCACTCTCTCCACTGACTTCTCAGCAGTCCCTCCAGGAGAGCTAATACCAGCTTCGCTGTCTGAGtcttccccaccacctgcctccatCTTCTCACCTAACCCAGTGATCCCTGTGGCTGATTTCTTTCCACCCTCACCACCGGGTGATTCTGTGCCACCAGAGCCCTTTCCTCCCTTGGATTCCAAATTCCCAATGGACCAtttcccagcccagccccctgcctTTCCACCTCCTGTCCCACCCCATCATGCCCATTCAGTGGACCGTAGCGTCCAAACAGAGACAGTGTCTCTAAATACCCTTTCCCAAGATGTCAGCCCCTTACCGGAGTTGTGGGAGCAGTGTCCATATCCTACCACCTCGGAAGAGGGCCATTTACAGCAAACCCCCATCCAGTTCTTCTGGGGTCTCCAAACTCCAAGCAGGTCCTTCTTCCCTGCTGCCTCCCCAGAGCAGGAATCCCCAGGAGTTCCCCATCCACTTCCTCCATCCTTGCCTGAGAACCCGCCTCAACTCCTGCCTCAAACCCAGCCCCTACCTCTCCCTCATgtccagccccaggcccacctTCAATCCCCACTCCCAATCCTGCCATCTGGTCCTCTACCTGACATCAAAATCTGTGGAGCTTGTTTCCACAGACCTCAAAATGAGTCTGAGAGTCTGCCATCAACAGAAATGGAACATCTGGAATCGAACGTGTTGCAGAAGATACAGAAACGTGTGTGGGGTTTACCCACTATAGTCCAAAGATCCCAGGAGGACTACTGTTCTTCTGCGTCTAACCCTTGTTTCAGCCACAAGGCCACCAAGGCTCATGCTGCAGTTTCTGTCCCTCCTGGGCAGTTTCCTCTGAATGAAGAGCTTCAGAGAAAACTGGAGTCTCATCTTGAAGACAGGCTCATCCTACACCAGAGGGGCCTAACCCGCAGGATCTATGAGTCTCTAGCACTGACTCTTCCACAGCTACCTGAGTCTCAGCGCCATGGTGGACGCTCGGCAATCTCTAATAAGAGTCCGATCAGAAGGAGTATGTCAAAAAGCGTCTATGTGGAGCTCCCAGAAATTCTTCTAGAGGAGAGTTCCTGCAAAGATGACCTGGACAAGGATCAGGGACACAACACCAAGAATGATATGGGGTATGGTTCTGACCAAGAACATAGCCCATCCGTGAAAAACTCGATGGTGGCTGTGGAGACTACGGGACAGAGACAACTTAATGCCATGAAAACTCTCCATAATTCATGGCACTCCGTGGAGCAGACATCACTCACTTCtaaaaaatcccagaaagaaagaagacagggaaGTTTGCCACCATCACAGGTTGAGGATGACTCCCTGAATAACTTCCAGGAGCTTCCCCTTGTTACACCTACGGCAGCACAGATGCTGGAAGATCACATTAAAAAGCTTAGTAAGAGGTTGACTTGGGGCCTTCCCCCTAGGGTCCTTGAATCCATACAGCACTTTAAATACAAAGAGTTCAATGGAAGCTTAACATCTCTCCGTGGACACAAAGCAGGAACAGCAAATTCAGCCCCCATCCCCGATCATCCTTTCCCTGCCACCTCAACTGCGGGCAAGGAGGAACAAAGAATTTTGAGGCCATTAGCCTCTAATATAACCCATCAGACTCCTACATCTGTCAAACGTGACTCCATAGGCAACAGATGGCCCCCAAGGCCACCTAAAAGGCAAGGTGCACTCAGACGGCCTACAAGGCAAGGTGTGCTCACATGGGAGCCAAAGGTCAAAAGTGCAAATGCCGATACTGGAAGGGGACAGTAA